The following coding sequences are from one Arthrobacter sp. 24S4-2 window:
- a CDS encoding LamB/YcsF family protein, whose product MDLNADLGEAFGSWTMGDDAAMFPLITSASVACGLHAGDPVTMLDTCRAAFELDVRVGAQVGYPDLAGFGLRSMDMTFDDLFGAVLYQLGALDGVAHAVGASVDYVKAHGALYDRTVHDAEQASAFVNAIQAYDPGLPFLGQQGSALLAMAAEAGHPVFHEAFPDRAYLPDGTPTPRSQEGAVLQDAGEVAARAVRLATKGEVEAVDGTVIRLQPHSLTLHGGTPGAVETAAAVRKALEEAGVELEPFA is encoded by the coding sequence TTGGATCTGAACGCTGACCTGGGGGAGGCCTTCGGCTCCTGGACCATGGGGGACGATGCCGCGATGTTCCCGCTCATTACCAGCGCCAGCGTGGCCTGCGGCCTGCACGCCGGGGACCCGGTCACCATGCTGGACACCTGCCGCGCCGCGTTTGAACTCGACGTCCGGGTGGGTGCCCAGGTGGGGTACCCGGACCTCGCGGGCTTTGGGCTCCGATCCATGGACATGACTTTCGACGACCTGTTCGGGGCAGTGCTGTACCAGCTGGGCGCGCTCGACGGCGTGGCGCACGCCGTCGGGGCTTCCGTTGACTACGTCAAGGCCCACGGCGCACTTTACGATCGGACGGTGCACGACGCCGAACAGGCCTCCGCCTTCGTCAACGCCATCCAGGCCTACGACCCCGGCCTGCCCTTCCTGGGCCAGCAGGGTTCAGCCCTACTGGCCATGGCCGCGGAAGCCGGACACCCAGTGTTCCACGAGGCCTTCCCGGACCGCGCCTACCTTCCCGACGGCACCCCGACGCCGCGCTCGCAGGAGGGCGCCGTGCTGCAGGACGCCGGGGAAGTCGCCGCGCGTGCTGTCCGCCTCGCCACCAAGGGTGAAGTAGAGGCCGTGGACGGCACCGTGATCAGGCTGCAGCCCCATTCCCTGACCCTCCACGGTGGCACGCCCGGTGCCGTGGAGACAGCGGCCGCGGTCCGCAAGGCGCTGGAAGAAGCCGGCGTGGAGCTGGAACCCTTCGCCTAA
- a CDS encoding MFS transporter, with product MPAPRALRPFVHREYRVLIAALAISIFGSGMWAVAMVYQVIHLGGGPLELSLVATAGSVGLVAFVLAGGIAADRVPQRLLIIAVEGTNLAVIAAISGLALAGWLQLWHLAVGAFVLGVGAAFFFPAYSAILPRILPAEDLLAANGMEGTMRPILQQAAGPAVAGILVAALSPSHAVTGVAACHLLAFIILNFLGQHALDAPSADGRPAAARARTSFFHDLREGVSYTVRTPWLLWTLVWACISVLFLIGPIEVLMPFVVRDQLAGDSRMFGFLLAVMGVGGAGASLATASFPLPRRYLTVMMVSWGAGSLPLAAIGMMDGFWMVAAALFIFGATGGVGMVIWGTLLQRRVPPHLLGRVSSLDFFVSLALMPISMALAGPASEAVPTWVIFLVAGGVCPIMAVAAMIAARMPADELAHPLDAASEHQAPADSPETADNPETAGNQKSVESP from the coding sequence ATGCCGGCACCAAGAGCCCTCAGACCCTTTGTGCACCGCGAATACCGCGTGCTGATCGCGGCGCTGGCCATCTCCATTTTCGGCTCCGGCATGTGGGCCGTGGCCATGGTGTACCAGGTGATCCACCTCGGCGGCGGCCCGCTGGAGCTGTCCCTCGTTGCCACCGCCGGCAGCGTGGGGCTGGTGGCGTTCGTCCTGGCCGGCGGCATCGCCGCGGACCGGGTTCCCCAGCGGCTGCTGATCATTGCGGTGGAAGGAACCAACCTCGCCGTGATCGCCGCCATCAGCGGACTGGCGCTGGCCGGCTGGCTGCAGCTGTGGCACCTGGCCGTGGGCGCGTTCGTCCTGGGCGTGGGCGCGGCATTCTTCTTCCCTGCCTACTCGGCCATCCTGCCCAGGATCCTGCCGGCGGAGGACCTGCTGGCGGCGAACGGCATGGAGGGAACCATGCGGCCCATCCTGCAGCAGGCGGCCGGTCCCGCCGTCGCCGGGATCCTGGTGGCGGCGTTGTCCCCGTCGCACGCGGTGACGGGTGTGGCGGCCTGCCACCTGCTGGCCTTCATCATCCTCAACTTCCTCGGCCAGCATGCCCTGGACGCTCCCAGCGCCGACGGCCGGCCCGCGGCCGCCCGCGCCAGGACGTCCTTCTTCCACGACCTCCGCGAGGGCGTCAGCTACACGGTCCGGACGCCGTGGCTGCTGTGGACGCTGGTCTGGGCCTGCATCTCGGTGCTGTTCCTGATCGGACCCATCGAGGTGCTGATGCCGTTCGTGGTCCGCGACCAGCTGGCCGGCGACTCCCGCATGTTCGGTTTCCTGCTGGCCGTGATGGGCGTGGGCGGGGCGGGCGCTTCCCTGGCCACCGCATCCTTCCCGCTCCCCCGGCGGTACCTGACAGTGATGATGGTGTCGTGGGGTGCCGGCAGCCTGCCGCTCGCAGCAATCGGCATGATGGACGGCTTCTGGATGGTGGCCGCAGCCCTGTTCATCTTCGGCGCCACCGGCGGCGTGGGGATGGTCATCTGGGGCACGCTCCTGCAGCGCAGGGTGCCGCCGCACCTGCTGGGCCGCGTCTCCAGCCTGGACTTTTTCGTCTCGCTGGCCCTGATGCCCATCTCGATGGCACTGGCTGGCCCCGCCTCTGAGGCGGTGCCCACGTGGGTGATCTTCCTGGTGGCCGGCGGGGTGTGCCCCATCATGGCCGTGGCGGCCATGATCGCGGCCCGGATGCCTGCCGACGAGCTGGCGCACCCGCTGGACGCCGCTTCAGAACATCAGGCCCCCGCGGACAGCCCAGAGACGGCGGACAACCCGGAGACCGCGGGTAACCAAAAGTCCGTGGAAAGCCCCTAG